Genomic DNA from Novipirellula galeiformis:
CGGAAAATGGTCACTGCGTCATCGATGCGAGAGACGTGGTCGCAAGAAGATCCGGAGCGAGCCAACCGCAGGTTCCTTGCCGAAGATCGGCGTATCCCGCTCTGGAGGCCTCGGGCGGCTCAAGGTAAGCGTGGGGCCACGCGGCGTTAGAACGCGTCGCGTCGATTGCACTGCAATGGGCCGGGGTTGCGCGGGCGGGGTGACTCCGCTTAGCGTTGCTCCACCCGTCCAGGCATGCGATCTAGGAAGTTGCGGGCGTGGTCAAGGATTTCGTCGTAGGAGTGGGTTTCCACATCTTCACCGATCAGTTCCACTTCGAGTGGGCCGTCGTAGTGGTACTCGTGAAGCGTTTCCAGGATCGTTCGCAATGGAACGCAACCATCGCCAAGCAAGCAGCGATTCATTTCGCCTAACGGCGAGTGTTTTGCATCACCGAGTTGAACGAGATGCAAGTGCGGCACCACGTCGGGTAGCCAGCGAACGACCTCTTCATCCATCCCGACATGATAGGTATCGAGAACGAGTCCGAGATTGGGGCTGTTGACCGTTTCAATGATGTCGAGTGTCGATTGCAAGTCGTTTACAAACGACCACTCATCGCCGCATCCCGGGTGGAAAGGTTCGAGTGATAAGCGAACCCCAAACTCTTCGGCGACGCCAGCGATCTCATGCAGTGCGTCGCAGAGAGTACGACGAGCATGGTTGCGAATGTGGTTGTTTTGCCCCCCGGCTAAAACGATCAAGGTTTCCGCTTTTAGGTTTGCCGCGTCGCGAACCGCATGGATTGCATCGGCAATGGCGTCGTCGGTCGCACGCCCGTCGCTGCCGGTGAAGCCGCCGACCCAAGAAAGTGAAGTGACCGACAGGTTTGCTTCGGCTAGTAGTTCAATCGTGCGATCCAGTCCGAAGTCTTCGAGCTTTGGGCGATAGACACCGATCCCGCTGAAGCCTCGCGATGCGTAGGCCTGCACATCTTCGGTGAAACTCCAGCGCAGTGTCGACAACTGGCTGATGGCAAGCGTGTTCTTCCGTGGGGGTTTGCTTGTCGAGAAGTGGTCCATTCCGATTTGGTTCTCAGTGAGTTTATTCGAACGAATGAATCCGGACGAATGTTTACAGAGTGCCCTGCGTCCATCGCGTGCGGGTCGCAGTATGGATAGCTGGCCCAATTTTGTAAAGATTCGTTTGCCCGCTTCATTCGCTATGGAATTCTTTTCAGTAAACAAAAAATATTCGTCGAAAACGAAGGGTTTTTGCTTACTTCATGTGCGGTAATCGGCGCCCTTGGCTCCGCGCGAGGGTCAGTTGATCATTCAACTCCTCAACGCTTAGAGATGCTATCGGAATGGTGATGAGGAACTGCGGGTCGATCTCACTACTGATCCGTCGCTTTGCTAGCTGTTCGACTTCTTCCTCTAACGCATCGAGCCATGCGGGGACATCGAGCCCAACTCCCGTGGGGTGTCGCGTCAGGATTTCGGATTCGGCTTCGAGTAATTCGAAGGCTCGGCTCGGCTGATTGTTCTCCGCATCTCGCATCGCAGGTCCGACCAGGGCTCGCATGCGATCGATGGTCATGGGTTGCACAAAGCGTTCCAGGATTCGGTCGGCGACGGTCGGCATTCGCATCGCATAGTCTTTTTGCATTTGCCGAAGCTTCTTGACGTAAATTTCGGCTTCGGAGTCGATGCGTTCACTGAGGCTGCGTCGCCATAGCACCGATGCGGCTTCGAGTCCGCTGCGAACGAGAACCTCGTGCGCCCACATCACCGGTTTTAGGTTCCATGCGATACGTTCATAGCGAACGCGCAAGCGGAGAAAGTCGAGGAACATATAGACAAGGTCGCCGCGATCGCTTTGCGTTGTGGTGCTATTGTAATCGAGGTACTCGGCGTGGTGGTCGATTAGCGATTCATAAACCAGGGTGATCGGGCGTTCCGCTCGCGAGATTTTCAAAGCCCCCGATTCGAGGTCTTGGAAAAGTTTTGTATCACAAAACTGATCGTCACCCTCTTGAATGACACGTTCGAGCCAGGCGTCGACGCCTTGGTGCAGGATCGCTCGGACATTACCAAGCTGCAAAAACATTTGCGTGAAAATGGGGTCACCGTACTCTTTGATGAACTCCACTAGCAGAGCCCATTTTTTGGGGTCGGTTACGGTTTCCAGCGGCGACAGGCGAAGCGTTTGGCTGTGCGCCAACCAGCTGCCTAGCAGTGTTTCGGTCAATCGCTCGAGTAAGGGGATCAGTGCATCGGCGAGCGCGTCTTCGTCGACGGGGGTGCCGCTGTTTTCGGAGTTGATGCGGACCGACTCGACGATCGAGGCGACGAGGGAACGAAAGCCGACTTGGAACAGTCCATCGAATTCGGTGACGGCGCCGATACCGATCGGATTGAGTTGTTCCATCTCGCGGGCGGTTTCGATCAACCGGCATGCCTCGGCAATCAAGCCGCGTCGCGGTAACCACAGCATCAGATGTCGCAGCACGCGTTGTCGCAATCGCGCGACATAGATTTTGACGGGATCGCCGCCACGTGAGAGCGGGATGTAGAGTAGGTTTTTGTCTCGAAGTGCAGCCAGGAAGGGGGGGAATTGCTGGCGTACTTCATCGCTATCACCACCGATCAGGGCGGCGAACATTTTGACGCTTTGGGCGTCATCTTCAAGCATTTCGTGATCGGGGTCGATCGAATTCCAGCTGGTCGTGGGGTGCGCGAGCAGCGAGCCGCAGACCAATCGTCGCGAATCGGACATCTCGACCGCCGTGCCGATGATGCGTTCCATCAATGAATCACGCAGGACTCGGTGTCGATCGTAGTTGCGCATCGATTCTTTGTCGCTGCCGCCCGGAGTGATCTTGTAGCGACGCACGGCATCAAGCAATTCGAGCAGACCGATGCGGTTTTCACGTGCCCGGGCGCCCCATGACTCGAGGGAATGCACGCGGTCGGGCAAGTCGCTCTCGTTTTGGTCCATCACGGCAATGTCCGCGGCGACCGCCCACATGCGAGCGAGCGATTGCAAGAAGCTAAGGTGCTCGGTCAGTCGCTTGGATTCGGCTTCGAGTTCATCGCGGCTCCCATCGTCGCCGTACTCGTAGATCGCGCCTTCGTTGCCATCGTCGGTTGTGTCGCGGTAGGACATGTCTTCATACGCGGCGTCGTAGAGACCTCCTTCGTCTTCACTCTCTTCCTCGATTTGCAGCAATTCGCGATCCCAGTCGCGATTTTTGGACGCGCCGGGCGATTGATCTAGGTTGAAATTTGGCGCCGACCAAAATGATTCGGCATTGGCTTCGAGGTAGTCAAAGAACTTGCGAACCAGAGGCCAGATCGCAGCGGTGTCTTTGCCGGCGGATTGTTTCAGCGCCGGTTGCACGTAGGCTTCGGCTTCGCCTTCGAGTGAAAAACGCAGACGCAATAACCAGCGTTCGGCGAGTCGCGGCAGC
This window encodes:
- a CDS encoding sugar phosphate isomerase/epimerase family protein; translated protein: MDHFSTSKPPRKNTLAISQLSTLRWSFTEDVQAYASRGFSGIGVYRPKLEDFGLDRTIELLAEANLSVTSLSWVGGFTGSDGRATDDAIADAIHAVRDAANLKAETLIVLAGGQNNHIRNHARRTLCDALHEIAGVAEEFGVRLSLEPFHPGCGDEWSFVNDLQSTLDIIETVNSPNLGLVLDTYHVGMDEEVVRWLPDVVPHLHLVQLGDAKHSPLGEMNRCLLGDGCVPLRTILETLHEYHYDGPLEVELIGEDVETHSYDEILDHARNFLDRMPGRVEQR